A genomic region of Vitreoscilla filiformis contains the following coding sequences:
- a CDS encoding UDP-2,3-diacylglucosamine diphosphatase has translation MTELPAQTQRQWRTQWRLPASVQRVEWVSDVHLCADMPHTAAAFTRYLAHTRADVVCLLGDLFEAWVGDDALEQRPFERDIVHALARLAQRAQLGVMCGNRDFLLGDGFLTACGAVGLADPCCIEAFGDRVLATHGDALCLADHAYQQVRKVVRSPAWQAAFLARPLPERLALAQQLRAQSQAEQAKLTPQDYADVDPTEAAVWLRQAGCVRLIHGHTHRPASSDWREVLSDWDLEPPGPARASVLRWTAQGFSRHTLDEFSPV, from the coding sequence ATGACCGAACTGCCCGCTCAAACCCAGCGCCAATGGCGTACGCAATGGCGCCTGCCGGCCTCGGTGCAGCGGGTGGAATGGGTGTCGGACGTGCATTTGTGCGCCGACATGCCGCACACCGCCGCCGCGTTCACCCGCTACCTGGCCCACACCCGCGCCGATGTGGTGTGCCTGTTGGGCGATTTGTTCGAAGCGTGGGTTGGCGACGATGCGCTGGAACAACGGCCTTTCGAACGCGACATCGTCCACGCGCTGGCCCGTCTGGCCCAGCGCGCCCAGCTCGGGGTGATGTGTGGCAACCGAGATTTTTTGCTCGGCGACGGTTTTTTAACCGCCTGCGGCGCGGTGGGCTTGGCCGATCCGTGCTGCATTGAGGCGTTCGGCGACCGGGTCCTCGCCACGCATGGCGATGCGCTGTGCCTGGCCGATCATGCTTACCAACAGGTGCGCAAAGTCGTGCGCAGCCCGGCTTGGCAAGCGGCTTTTCTGGCCCGCCCCCTGCCTGAACGCTTGGCGCTGGCCCAGCAATTGCGCGCACAAAGCCAAGCCGAACAGGCCAAGCTGACGCCGCAGGACTATGCCGATGTCGATCCCACCGAAGCTGCTGTCTGGCTGCGCCAAGCGGGCTGCGTGCGCTTGATCCACGGCCACACCCACCGCCCGGCCTCATCCGATTGGCGCGAGGTGCTGAGTGATTGGGATCTGGAGCCGCCTGGCCCCGCTCGGGCCAGTGTGCTGCGCTGGACAGCACAAGGTTTCAGCCGCCACACGTTGGACGAGTTTTCCCCCGTTTGA
- a CDS encoding M90 family metallopeptidase, translated as MFDWWHRWRVRRETQTAQAQPIPADLWVATVARYPFIAQRPAEERARLRELARIFLLRKQFAGAHGLVVTDEMAVAVAAQACLPMLALGLGGYDGFVGIVLHPAPAKVRRQHLDATGVVHEYDEWLAGEAMQNGPLMLSWPDVRDAGALGHEGYNVVIHECAHVLDMQDGLANGSPPWPTSALQQAWHDAASRAWDALHHDLREGWRPWLDPYAAEAPEEFFAVAVEAFFVNGRGFAEAYPELHALLVQFFRQDPARYPL; from the coding sequence ATGTTCGACTGGTGGCACCGCTGGCGGGTACGCCGCGAAACGCAAACCGCCCAGGCCCAGCCCATTCCGGCTGATTTGTGGGTGGCCACGGTGGCGCGGTATCCCTTCATCGCCCAACGCCCTGCCGAGGAGCGGGCGCGTTTGCGTGAGTTGGCGCGCATTTTTCTGCTGCGCAAACAATTTGCGGGCGCCCATGGGCTGGTGGTGACGGATGAAATGGCCGTGGCCGTGGCGGCTCAAGCCTGTTTGCCCATGCTGGCGCTGGGGTTGGGGGGGTATGACGGCTTTGTCGGCATCGTGCTGCACCCGGCGCCGGCCAAGGTGCGGCGCCAGCACCTGGACGCCACCGGGGTGGTGCATGAATACGATGAATGGCTGGCCGGCGAAGCCATGCAAAACGGCCCCCTCATGTTGAGCTGGCCCGATGTGCGCGATGCGGGCGCGTTGGGCCACGAGGGTTACAACGTCGTCATCCACGAATGCGCCCATGTGCTGGACATGCAAGACGGCCTCGCCAACGGCTCTCCACCTTGGCCCACCTCTGCCTTGCAACAAGCGTGGCACGACGCCGCCTCTCGCGCCTGGGATGCCCTGCACCACGACCTCCGCGAAGGCTGGCGCCCGTGGCTCGACCCTTACGCGGCGGAAGCGCCGGAAGAATTCTTCGCGGTGGCTGTCGAAGCGTTTTTCGTCAATGGGCGAGGTTTTGCCGAGGCTTACCCCGAACTGCACGCACTGCTGGTGCAGTTTTTTCGGCAAGACCCAGCGCGTTATCCGCTGTGA
- a CDS encoding thymidylate synthase produces the protein MCHVYEHGVAKSDRTGVGTRSVFGHQMRFDLREGFPLITTKKVFFKAVVLELLWFLRGDSNVRWLQERGCTIWDEWARDDGELGPVYGVQWRAWPTPDGGHIDQISQVITQLKTNPDSRRIVVSAWNVAELDNMALMPCHALFQFYVAEGRLSCQLYQRSADIFLGVPFNIASYALLTHMLAQQCDLEVGDFIWTGGDCHLYNNHFEQVETQLARDAFPFPQLRLKRRPDSLFDYTLDDIEVLDYQCHPGIKAPVAV, from the coding sequence ATGTGCCATGTGTACGAACACGGCGTCGCCAAGAGTGACCGCACCGGCGTGGGCACGCGCAGCGTGTTCGGCCACCAGATGCGCTTCGATTTACGCGAGGGTTTCCCGCTCATCACCACCAAAAAGGTGTTTTTCAAAGCCGTGGTGCTGGAATTGCTGTGGTTTTTGCGCGGCGACTCGAACGTGCGCTGGCTGCAAGAGCGCGGCTGCACCATCTGGGACGAATGGGCGCGGGACGATGGCGAACTCGGCCCCGTCTACGGCGTGCAATGGCGCGCCTGGCCGACGCCGGACGGCGGCCACATCGATCAAATCAGCCAAGTCATCACGCAACTCAAAACCAACCCGGATTCACGCCGCATCGTCGTCAGCGCCTGGAACGTGGCCGAGTTGGACAACATGGCGCTGATGCCGTGCCACGCGCTGTTTCAGTTTTACGTCGCCGAGGGGCGCCTGAGCTGCCAGCTCTACCAGCGCAGCGCCGACATCTTTTTGGGCGTGCCTTTCAACATCGCCAGCTACGCGCTGTTGACCCACATGCTGGCCCAACAGTGTGATTTGGAAGTGGGTGATTTCATTTGGACTGGCGGCGATTGCCACCTGTACAACAACCATTTCGAGCAAGTCGAAACCCAGTTGGCGCGTGACGCCTTCCCGTTCCCGCAACTGCGCCTCAAACGCCGTCCGGACAGCCTGTTCGACTACACCTTGGATGACATTGAGGTGCTGGACTACCAGTGCCACCCCGGCATCAAAGCACCGGTGGCGGTATGA
- a CDS encoding peptidylprolyl isomerase: MTKTVELITSAGTIRLELDDAKAPKTVANFLAYVHSGHYEGTVFHRVIKRFMIQGGGMTADMQQKSTRDTIPNEANNGLKNDKYTIAMARTSAPHSASAQFFINAADNDFLNFKSETPSGWGYAVFGKVVAGSEVVDAIEKVRTGRKGYHDDVPLEAITITKAVEITA, from the coding sequence ATGACCAAAACCGTTGAACTCATCACCAGCGCCGGCACCATCCGCCTTGAACTGGACGACGCCAAAGCGCCCAAGACCGTGGCCAACTTCCTGGCCTACGTCCACAGCGGCCACTACGAGGGCACGGTGTTCCACCGCGTCATCAAGCGTTTCATGATCCAAGGCGGCGGCATGACCGCCGACATGCAACAAAAGTCCACCCGCGACACCATCCCCAACGAAGCCAACAACGGCCTCAAGAACGACAAATACACCATCGCCATGGCACGCACCAGCGCGCCGCACTCGGCATCGGCCCAGTTCTTCATCAACGCCGCCGACAACGACTTCCTGAACTTCAAGAGCGAAACCCCCAGCGGCTGGGGCTACGCCGTGTTCGGCAAAGTGGTGGCGGGCAGCGAGGTGGTGGATGCCATCGAAAAGGTGCGTACCGGTCGCAAGGGCTACCACGACGACGTGCCGCTGGAAGCGATCACCATCACCAAAGCGGTTGAAATCACGGCCTGA
- a CDS encoding LapA family protein, producing MLAWLVRAILFGGLLAFSLNNQHTSVVHGFFGYDWSAPMAIVLLVAFAGGMLAGVLALTPAWWQLWRRARKATAAPAPVPAPAAPVQPTAPVTPIDGI from the coding sequence ATGCTTGCCTGGCTGGTTCGGGCCATCCTTTTTGGTGGCTTGCTTGCGTTCTCGCTCAACAACCAGCACACGTCTGTCGTGCATGGTTTTTTCGGCTACGACTGGTCGGCGCCCATGGCCATCGTGCTGTTGGTGGCTTTTGCGGGTGGCATGCTCGCCGGCGTGTTGGCGCTGACGCCCGCTTGGTGGCAGTTGTGGCGCCGGGCACGCAAGGCCACCGCAGCGCCAGCCCCGGTGCCTGCGCCGGCGGCTCCCGTTCAACCCACGGCTCCGGTGACGCCCATCGATGGAATTTGA
- a CDS encoding GGDEF domain-containing protein has protein sequence MSNWVYGFSRQVARFGWRSAWLFHAGAAALVGLGVMVVLLGVDQVSWGTAIAGGVLAMVPAAVAGGVALKLSHALARTTRLDDPLGEDDEEIEGIWPQRSFARQVEREWSRCRRYGDQGALLLIDVDHLDQMRTTLGHRHCEVLLRAMAHSVQATLRQSDILGRFNGAELAVFLPHTDPLGALDAAERIRHKIASTPFSCQDAEAFITISLGVSHVHLAQGTADALLTEAETALQLAQEAGRNCVRAAPLQPRHDDAAPSPIPH, from the coding sequence GTGTCGAATTGGGTCTATGGGTTTTCGCGTCAGGTGGCGCGCTTTGGCTGGCGATCGGCTTGGCTTTTCCACGCGGGTGCTGCCGCCTTGGTCGGGCTGGGTGTCATGGTGGTGCTGCTCGGCGTCGATCAAGTCAGTTGGGGCACTGCCATCGCGGGGGGGGTGTTGGCCATGGTGCCAGCAGCCGTCGCAGGGGGCGTGGCGCTCAAGTTGTCCCACGCGCTGGCGCGCACCACGCGCTTGGATGATCCGTTGGGCGAAGACGACGAAGAAATCGAAGGCATCTGGCCGCAGCGTTCTTTTGCACGCCAAGTCGAGCGTGAATGGTCACGCTGCCGGCGCTATGGTGATCAGGGTGCGCTGCTGCTCATCGATGTGGATCACCTGGATCAAATGCGCACCACCCTCGGCCATCGCCACTGCGAAGTGCTGTTGCGGGCGATGGCGCACAGCGTACAAGCCACGTTGCGGCAGTCCGACATCCTGGGGCGTTTCAACGGCGCCGAATTGGCGGTGTTCTTGCCACACACCGACCCGCTGGGCGCTTTGGATGCCGCCGAACGCATCCGCCACAAAATCGCCAGCACCCCTTTTTCATGCCAGGACGCGGAGGCGTTCATCACCATCAGCCTGGGTGTCAGCCACGTTCATTTGGCCCAAGGCACCGCAGACGCCTTGTTGACCGAGGCAGAAACCGCACTGCAACTGGCACAGGAAGCTGGTCGCAACTGTGTGCGCGCTGCACCACTCCAGCCTCGCCACGACGATGCGGCTCCCAGCCCCATCCCCCACTGA
- the miaA gene encoding tRNA (adenosine(37)-N6)-dimethylallyltransferase MiaA, translated as MNLDVSALLARWRWVGLAGPTASGKTGLALALARELPLEIISVDSALIYRGMDIGTAKPTPAELASVPHHLIDVLDPHETYSAAQFVQDANAHIDAIRARGRLPLLVGGTMLYFKALIEGLDTLPAADPRVRALLDAQAADIGWPAMHARLAEVDPVTAQRLAPGDTQRIQRALEVWHLSGQPMSALHTRAAAQREQAPDHCLLALEPQNRAWLHQRIAQRFEQMWAAGFLDEVCRLRTSPHLHGGLPSIRCVGYRQAWEALDAGLQGEALRQQVLERGIAATRQLAKRQLTWLRSMPRHVLEAQALAEQPVPPGLFAMLTPN; from the coding sequence ATGAATTTGGACGTTTCTGCCCTTTTGGCGCGTTGGCGGTGGGTCGGCTTGGCGGGGCCAACCGCTTCGGGCAAGACCGGCCTGGCGCTGGCATTGGCACGCGAACTGCCGTTGGAAATCATCAGCGTTGATTCGGCCCTGATCTACCGGGGCATGGACATCGGCACCGCCAAACCCACCCCAGCGGAGTTGGCCAGCGTGCCGCATCACTTGATTGATGTGCTCGATCCGCACGAAACCTACTCGGCGGCCCAGTTCGTGCAGGACGCAAATGCGCACATCGACGCCATTCGCGCCCGAGGTCGGCTGCCCTTGCTGGTCGGCGGCACGATGCTGTATTTCAAAGCGCTGATCGAGGGCTTGGACACGCTGCCCGCTGCCGATCCCCGCGTGCGCGCCCTGCTGGACGCACAAGCCGCTGATATCGGCTGGCCGGCGATGCATGCCCGCTTGGCCGAAGTCGATCCGGTGACGGCGCAGCGCCTGGCGCCGGGGGACACGCAACGCATCCAGCGTGCTTTGGAAGTGTGGCACCTGAGCGGCCAGCCGATGTCGGCCTTGCACACACGTGCTGCTGCCCAACGCGAGCAGGCGCCCGACCACTGTTTGTTGGCGCTGGAGCCACAGAATCGAGCCTGGTTGCACCAGCGCATCGCACAGCGTTTCGAACAAATGTGGGCGGCGGGTTTTCTGGACGAGGTGTGCCGCTTGCGCACTTCACCCCACTTGCATGGGGGATTACCGTCCATCCGCTGTGTGGGTTACCGCCAAGCGTGGGAGGCATTGGATGCCGGACTGCAAGGCGAGGCCCTGCGCCAACAGGTGCTGGAGCGGGGCATCGCTGCGACTCGCCAGCTCGCCAAGCGCCAATTGACGTGGCTGCGCAGTATGCCGCGTCATGTCCTGGAAGCGCAGGCGCTGGCAGAACAACCCGTGCCCCCGGGGTTATTTGCGATGCTGACACCAAACTGA
- a CDS encoding Bcr/CflA family efflux MFS transporter has product MNAPSSLSPLKAALALALLLGLQPVTTDLYLPALPRLAIDLHAPMAAVQLTMSALLLSFGLAQLLMGPLADRFGRRPVLLGGLGLYALASVLAAVAPVIEALIAARALQGVGMAASVVCARAMVRDLYEPHEGAQVMSKAMSGLGLLAIASPTLGGLLTQLGGWRLAMVAVALAGVVVWGFVAWQVPETRRAPAASAPPALSVWRSAAQVIAHPTFRAWTALISATYGGLFVMLAGSSFVYIGPMGLSPWGYGLAMASASMAYLLGTFWCRRLLPRHGLTGSVQRGAVFTLAGGLGMLALGWLTPGQADVLPWVLVSQWLYSFGHGLHQPCGQAGAVGPFPHRAGVASALSGFTLALTAFLVGVWLGQAMDGSLKMLSCGLGFWAVVTSTLAWTMVQRHGNPLPAASSAPSTS; this is encoded by the coding sequence ATGAACGCACCTTCTTCCTTGTCGCCCCTGAAGGCGGCGCTGGCTCTGGCTTTGCTGCTGGGCCTGCAACCGGTCACCACCGATTTGTATCTGCCAGCGCTGCCGCGCCTGGCCATCGATTTGCACGCGCCGATGGCAGCGGTGCAGCTCACCATGTCGGCGTTGCTGCTGAGTTTTGGCCTGGCGCAGTTGCTGATGGGCCCGTTGGCGGATCGTTTCGGGCGTCGTCCGGTGCTGTTGGGCGGTTTGGGGCTGTATGCCTTGGCCAGCGTCCTGGCCGCTGTGGCTCCGGTGATCGAGGCCCTCATCGCAGCGCGGGCACTGCAAGGCGTGGGCATGGCGGCGTCGGTGGTGTGTGCCCGGGCCATGGTGCGTGACCTGTACGAACCCCACGAGGGCGCGCAGGTGATGTCCAAAGCGATGTCCGGCCTGGGCCTGCTGGCGATTGCCAGCCCCACCCTGGGCGGTTTGCTCACCCAACTCGGGGGCTGGCGCTTGGCCATGGTGGCGGTGGCGCTGGCTGGTGTCGTTGTGTGGGGCTTCGTCGCTTGGCAGGTGCCGGAAACGCGCCGGGCGCCAGCCGCCTCCGCGCCGCCAGCGCTGTCGGTGTGGCGCAGTGCGGCGCAGGTGATCGCCCACCCGACGTTTCGGGCTTGGACGGCGCTCATCAGCGCCACGTATGGCGGGTTGTTCGTCATGCTCGCCGGGTCATCGTTTGTGTACATCGGGCCGATGGGGCTGTCGCCCTGGGGTTACGGGTTGGCCATGGCATCGGCCTCGATGGCGTATTTGCTGGGCACGTTCTGGTGCCGGCGCCTCCTGCCGCGCCACGGCTTGACCGGCTCGGTACAGCGCGGGGCGGTGTTCACCCTGGCAGGCGGTTTGGGCATGTTGGCCTTGGGCTGGCTCACGCCCGGGCAGGCGGATGTGCTGCCGTGGGTGTTGGTGAGTCAATGGCTGTACAGCTTCGGCCACGGCTTGCACCAACCGTGCGGGCAGGCGGGGGCGGTGGGGCCGTTTCCGCATCGGGCGGGGGTGGCGTCGGCGCTGTCGGGCTTCACATTGGCGCTGACGGCGTTTCTTGTCGGGGTGTGGCTGGGGCAGGCGATGGATGGCAGTTTGAAAATGCTGTCCTGCGGCCTGGGCTTTTGGGCAGTGGTGACGTCCACCCTGGCCTGGACGATGGTGCAGCGCCACGGCAACCCGCTCCCTGCGGCATCATCTGCGCCTTCTACCTCCTAA
- a CDS encoding peptidylprolyl isomerase: protein MTVAARLRFHSARAVLALLAAASLSALSPAAWAQKVRLSTTRGDILIELNAEKAPKSVDNFLQYVKAGHYEGTIFHRVIPDFMIQGGGMTPDMQQKPTRAPIALESRNGLSNQRGTVAMARTMVPDSATAQFFINTKDNPFLDQPNARDGEGYAVFGRVVSGMEVVDAIRAVSTGSRGMHQNVPIEPIIIRKVQIEN from the coding sequence GTGACCGTTGCCGCTCGCCTCCGTTTCCACAGTGCCCGCGCCGTGCTGGCGCTGCTTGCTGCTGCTTCACTGTCGGCCCTGAGCCCGGCGGCTTGGGCGCAAAAAGTGCGCTTGAGCACCACACGCGGGGACATCCTCATCGAACTCAACGCCGAAAAAGCCCCGAAGTCGGTGGACAACTTTCTCCAGTACGTCAAAGCGGGCCATTACGAGGGCACGATTTTTCACCGCGTCATCCCCGACTTCATGATCCAAGGCGGCGGCATGACGCCGGACATGCAGCAAAAACCCACCCGGGCGCCCATCGCATTGGAAAGCCGCAACGGCTTGTCCAACCAGCGCGGCACCGTCGCCATGGCCCGCACCATGGTGCCGGACTCGGCTACCGCCCAGTTCTTCATCAACACCAAAGACAACCCCTTCCTCGACCAGCCCAACGCCCGCGACGGCGAAGGGTATGCCGTGTTTGGCCGCGTGGTGTCCGGCATGGAAGTGGTGGACGCCATTCGGGCGGTGTCCACCGGCTCCCGGGGCATGCACCAAAACGTGCCGATCGAGCCGATCATCATCCGCAAGGTTCAGATCGAAAACTGA
- a CDS encoding dihydrofolate reductase, translating to MTELVLIAAVAQNGCIGVNNALPWHLPEDLAHFRDTTRGHAVIMGRKTWESLPPRFRPLPGRRNVVLTRQPNWRAEGAEVAATLAQALEQLAGTPRAFVIGGAEVYAQALPRADAMILTEIHQDVSGDAYFPAWDRTVFAEVARQRHTAAAPNAFEFSFVTYHRLT from the coding sequence ATGACCGAGTTGGTGCTCATCGCCGCCGTGGCGCAAAACGGTTGCATCGGCGTGAACAACGCCTTGCCGTGGCACCTGCCCGAAGACTTGGCGCACTTTCGCGACACCACACGCGGCCACGCCGTCATCATGGGGCGCAAGACGTGGGAGTCGCTGCCGCCGCGTTTTCGCCCCTTGCCCGGGCGGCGCAACGTGGTGCTGACACGCCAACCCAATTGGCGCGCCGAGGGCGCCGAAGTCGCTGCCACGCTGGCGCAGGCGCTGGAACAGTTGGCGGGCACGCCGCGTGCATTCGTCATTGGCGGCGCGGAGGTGTATGCACAGGCCCTGCCTCGTGCCGATGCCATGATCCTCACCGAGATTCACCAAGATGTCAGCGGTGATGCGTACTTTCCCGCCTGGGATCGCACGGTTTTTGCAGAAGTCGCCCGCCAGCGGCACACGGCTGCCGCGCCGAATGCGTTCGAGTTTTCGTTTGTGACTTATCACCGTCTCACCTGA
- a CDS encoding oxygen-binding di-iron domain-containing protein, with the protein MPVTLYNRDGHECLMFTDLSDDHFGEAVQSNQFLITDDNTGAIIDPGGNLAYSELFLEMSKHFPPQRLSAILASHADPDIIASLDRWMTSTTHTKLYVSKLWERFVPHFCKPGKTIGRVIGIPDAGMRIRIGRSDVIALPAHFMHAEGNFQFYDPVSRILFSGDLGVSMLNGEASKTPATSIAPLLPTMEVFHRRYMVSNKILRFWADMVSTLPIDMIVPQHGAPMTGGAVKEFIQWVRQLQCGVDLMEGSNYRVPS; encoded by the coding sequence ATGCCAGTCACCCTGTACAACCGCGATGGTCACGAATGCCTGATGTTCACGGACTTGTCCGATGATCATTTCGGCGAAGCTGTGCAATCCAACCAATTTCTGATCACAGATGACAACACCGGGGCCATCATCGACCCCGGCGGCAACTTGGCCTACAGCGAGCTGTTCTTGGAAATGAGCAAGCACTTTCCGCCGCAGCGCCTGTCGGCCATCCTGGCTTCGCATGCCGATCCGGACATCATTGCGTCGCTCGATCGCTGGATGACTTCCACCACCCACACCAAGCTTTACGTCTCCAAGCTGTGGGAGCGGTTCGTGCCGCATTTTTGCAAGCCCGGCAAAACCATCGGGCGGGTGATTGGCATTCCAGACGCCGGGATGCGCATCCGCATTGGGCGCAGTGACGTGATCGCCCTGCCGGCGCATTTCATGCACGCCGAAGGCAATTTTCAGTTCTACGACCCGGTGAGCCGCATTCTGTTTTCAGGCGATTTGGGCGTTTCGATGCTCAACGGAGAGGCCAGCAAAACCCCCGCGACCTCCATCGCGCCGTTGCTGCCGACGATGGAGGTGTTCCATCGGCGCTACATGGTGTCCAACAAAATTCTGCGGTTTTGGGCGGACATGGTCAGCACCTTGCCGATCGACATGATCGTGCCGCAGCACGGCGCACCGATGACCGGTGGTGCCGTGAAAGAGTTCATTCAGTGGGTTCGCCAGTTGCAGTGCGGCGTCGATTTGATGGAGGGCAGCAACTACCGGGTGCCCTCCTGA
- a CDS encoding DUF4337 domain-containing protein: MSGHGFHVHGPHDHAMEHVAHGGGHHDDEGMASQLAVITAVLATVGAIFSYMGGATQANAGLYKNNAAIKKTEASNQWNYYQAKSSKQNLAELALTLVPAAEKDEYQKEITRYKQEKTEIKAAAEKLEQESKDWDKQSDEQMHQHHRWAQATTALQVAIAVAAIALLTKRRWMEWVTIGTGVLGVIIGVLAWLHI; the protein is encoded by the coding sequence ATGTCTGGACACGGTTTCCACGTTCACGGCCCGCACGATCACGCCATGGAACACGTTGCGCATGGCGGCGGTCATCACGATGACGAAGGCATGGCCAGCCAATTGGCCGTGATCACGGCGGTATTGGCCACGGTGGGCGCCATTTTTTCGTACATGGGCGGGGCCACGCAGGCCAACGCCGGGCTGTACAAAAACAATGCGGCCATCAAAAAGACCGAAGCCTCTAACCAGTGGAATTACTACCAAGCCAAGAGCAGCAAACAAAACCTGGCCGAACTGGCCTTGACCTTGGTGCCCGCTGCTGAAAAAGACGAGTACCAAAAGGAAATCACCCGCTACAAACAAGAAAAAACAGAGATCAAAGCGGCGGCTGAGAAACTGGAGCAAGAGTCCAAGGATTGGGACAAACAGTCCGACGAACAAATGCACCAGCACCACCGTTGGGCCCAAGCCACCACGGCGCTGCAAGTCGCCATTGCGGTGGCGGCCATTGCTTTGCTGACCAAACGCCGCTGGATGGAGTGGGTGACGATCGGCACCGGGGTGCTGGGCGTGATCATTGGCGTGCTGGCTTGGTTGCACATCTGA
- the lapB gene encoding lipopolysaccharide assembly protein LapB, with product MEFDVQWLLTGVPVAFGLGWLASRLDLRQVKHEQQNSPKAYYKGLNLLLNEQQDKAIDAFIEAVQHDPDTTDLHFALGNLFRRRGEFERAVRVHQHLLDRADLSSTDHDRAQYALAQDFLKAGLFDRAEQAYRALEGTPFEVEARLALLGLYERSRDWLAAQETAVALERMGTGSFATRISHYWCELAAEADAKGHTAEAEAALQRACAAAPHLARPWLVMGQRWVARQQPEAALAAWQELRTRASTHFPLIALDYAEQAVRLGQAQAALEVIRSAYDAAPALDLLRAQARLTGQPFAELPELMQHLQRYPTLSAAQAVLSGLLAHPPVPADVGAGVARALEVAARPVQRYRCACCGFEAQRYFWQCPGCLSWDSFPPTRLDEQ from the coding sequence ATGGAATTTGACGTTCAATGGCTGCTCACCGGCGTGCCGGTGGCGTTTGGTTTGGGCTGGCTGGCTTCGCGGCTTGATCTGCGGCAGGTCAAGCACGAGCAGCAAAACTCCCCGAAAGCGTATTACAAAGGGCTGAATCTGCTGCTCAACGAGCAGCAGGACAAGGCCATCGATGCGTTCATCGAAGCCGTTCAGCACGATCCGGACACCACGGATTTGCACTTTGCCCTGGGCAATCTGTTCCGTCGGCGCGGGGAGTTTGAGCGGGCGGTGCGGGTGCATCAGCATCTGCTTGACCGAGCCGATCTCAGCAGCACCGACCACGACCGCGCTCAGTACGCCCTGGCGCAAGACTTCCTCAAAGCCGGTTTGTTCGACCGGGCGGAACAAGCCTATCGGGCGTTGGAAGGCACGCCGTTCGAGGTCGAAGCGCGCTTGGCGCTGCTGGGCCTGTATGAGCGCTCACGCGATTGGCTGGCGGCGCAAGAAACGGCTGTGGCGTTGGAGCGCATGGGCACGGGATCGTTTGCGACGCGGATTTCCCATTATTGGTGCGAACTGGCCGCCGAGGCCGACGCCAAAGGCCACACCGCTGAAGCCGAAGCGGCGTTGCAGCGTGCGTGCGCAGCGGCGCCTCACTTGGCTCGGCCCTGGTTGGTGATGGGCCAGCGGTGGGTGGCCCGCCAACAGCCCGAAGCGGCGCTGGCGGCTTGGCAGGAGTTGCGCACACGGGCTTCGACCCACTTCCCGCTGATCGCCCTGGATTACGCCGAGCAAGCCGTGCGCTTGGGCCAGGCGCAGGCGGCGCTGGAGGTGATCCGCAGTGCGTATGACGCGGCCCCGGCGTTGGATTTGCTGCGCGCCCAAGCACGTTTGACCGGCCAACCGTTCGCAGAGTTGCCCGAGCTGATGCAGCACTTGCAGCGTTACCCGACGTTGAGTGCAGCGCAAGCGGTGCTGTCCGGCCTGTTGGCCCATCCCCCGGTGCCGGCCGATGTGGGTGCGGGCGTGGCGCGGGCGTTGGAAGTCGCGGCCCGACCGGTGCAGCGCTATCGCTGCGCGTGCTGTGGGTTCGAGGCGCAGCGGTATTTCTGGCAATGCCCCGGCTGCTTGAGCTGGGACAGCTTCCCGCCCACGCGCCTGGACGAGCAGTGA